In the Methylomonas rhizoryzae genome, one interval contains:
- a CDS encoding Uma2 family endonuclease, whose translation MQTAARLRFSAEHYLAWEATQAEKHEFVAGEVFAMLGARQDHVIVSGNIFAALKQRLRGTPCRAYVADMKLKVEAADAFFYPDVMVSCHPEDRKSEQFISNPTLIVEVLSDSTANYDRGGKFVAYRKLDSLKEYLVVDIEARRVECFRRTADNDWLLHDYVGEADCDLSSLNIRLPMADIFEDIEAV comes from the coding sequence ATGCAAACCGCCGCACGGCTACGTTTCAGTGCCGAACATTATCTGGCTTGGGAAGCAACCCAGGCTGAAAAGCACGAGTTTGTCGCCGGCGAGGTGTTTGCCATGCTGGGCGCGCGGCAGGATCACGTTATCGTCTCCGGCAATATTTTCGCGGCGTTGAAACAGCGCCTGCGCGGCACACCTTGCCGGGCTTACGTTGCCGATATGAAATTGAAAGTCGAAGCCGCCGATGCGTTTTTCTATCCCGACGTCATGGTGTCCTGTCATCCGGAAGACCGTAAATCGGAGCAATTCATATCGAATCCGACGCTGATCGTCGAAGTATTGTCCGACTCGACCGCAAACTATGACCGCGGCGGCAAATTCGTCGCTTACCGTAAGCTGGATTCACTAAAAGAATACCTGGTCGTCGACATCGAAGCCCGTCGGGTGGAATGCTTCCGCCGTACTGCCGACAACGATTGGCTGCTGCACGATTACGTCGGCGAAGCCGATTGCGACTTGAGCAGTTTGAATATCCGCTTACCGATGGCGGATATTTTTGAAGACATCGAAGCCGTGTAA
- the pqqC gene encoding pyrroloquinoline-quinone synthase PqqC encodes MTADNQPWSREEFEAKLRGMEKYYHIHHPMHVLMNEGKLTKEQLQGWVANRFYYQVMIPIKDANIMANCPDRETRAKWVQRILDHDGHPGDTGGIEAWIQLGIAVGLSREEITSLKHVLPGVRFAVDAYVNFARRAEWHEAASSSLTELFAPKIHQQRLDNWPDVYPWVEQEGYAYFKKRLTEARRDVEHGLELTLDWYKTREQQESMLDILKFKLDVLWTMADAMYLAYVADMPPYFNIEQ; translated from the coding sequence ATGACTGCTGACAATCAACCCTGGAGCCGCGAAGAATTCGAAGCCAAATTGCGCGGCATGGAAAAGTACTATCACATCCATCACCCGATGCATGTGCTGATGAACGAAGGTAAGCTGACCAAAGAACAGCTGCAAGGCTGGGTCGCCAACCGCTTTTATTACCAGGTGATGATTCCGATCAAGGACGCCAACATCATGGCCAATTGCCCGGACCGGGAAACCCGCGCCAAGTGGGTGCAGCGCATTTTGGATCACGACGGCCACCCGGGTGATACCGGTGGCATTGAGGCCTGGATCCAACTGGGTATCGCGGTCGGTTTGAGCCGCGAGGAAATCACTTCGCTGAAACACGTATTGCCGGGGGTGCGTTTCGCGGTCGACGCCTACGTCAATTTCGCCCGTCGCGCCGAATGGCACGAGGCTGCCAGCTCGTCATTGACGGAACTATTCGCCCCGAAAATCCATCAACAGCGCTTGGACAATTGGCCGGACGTGTATCCTTGGGTTGAGCAAGAAGGTTATGCCTATTTTAAAAAGCGCCTGACCGAGGCCCGCCGCGATGTTGAGCACGGCCTGGAACTGACGCTGGACTGGTACAAAACCCGCGAACAACAAGAGAGCATGCTGGACATCCTGAAATTCAAGCTCGACGTGCTGTGGACCATGGCCGACGCGATGTATCTGGCCTACGTCGCCGACATGCCGCCGTATTTCAATATCGAGCAATAA
- the pqqE gene encoding pyrroloquinoline quinone biosynthesis protein PqqE, protein MAGSNKANITPPRWLLAELSYKCPLQCPYCSNPLDYAKYPDELSTDDWKRVLSQARKMGAVQLGFSGGEPLTRQDLTELVRYARELGYYSNLITSGYGLSEDKIVELKQAGLDHIQVSIQASTQELNDHIAGTATYQQKQEVARLIKKHGYPMVLCVVIHRQNIHQMPQILEMAENLGADYLELANTQYYGWAHINRDALLPTKEQFEEAEKIAQAYKVKVAGKMKIYYVVPDYYEDRPKACMNGWGTTFLTIAPDGTALPCHSARELPGLDCPNVKDFSIEQIWNESKTFNFFRGTEWMQEPCRSCDEKHKDFGGCRCQAYLFNQDIFSTDPVCSKSPNRNKVDQIIADARQAAVAEQERPLIFRNSKNSKGFFS, encoded by the coding sequence ATGGCTGGATCAAACAAGGCTAACATCACCCCGCCGCGCTGGCTGCTGGCGGAACTGAGTTACAAATGCCCGCTGCAATGCCCGTATTGCTCGAATCCCTTGGATTACGCCAAATACCCGGATGAGCTGAGTACCGACGACTGGAAACGGGTGCTCAGTCAGGCGCGCAAAATGGGTGCGGTGCAACTGGGCTTTTCCGGCGGCGAACCTTTGACCCGGCAAGACTTGACCGAACTGGTGCGCTACGCCCGCGAGCTGGGTTATTACTCGAATCTGATTACTTCCGGTTACGGGCTGAGCGAAGACAAAATCGTCGAGCTAAAACAGGCCGGTCTCGATCACATTCAGGTCAGTATCCAGGCCAGCACTCAGGAGCTGAACGACCACATTGCCGGTACCGCGACCTACCAACAAAAACAGGAAGTCGCCCGCCTGATCAAGAAACACGGTTACCCTATGGTGTTATGCGTGGTAATCCACCGCCAGAACATTCATCAGATGCCGCAAATTCTGGAAATGGCCGAAAACCTCGGTGCCGATTACCTGGAACTGGCCAACACCCAGTATTACGGCTGGGCGCACATCAACCGCGACGCCTTGCTGCCAACCAAGGAACAATTCGAGGAAGCCGAGAAAATCGCCCAGGCGTATAAGGTAAAAGTCGCCGGCAAAATGAAGATTTATTACGTGGTGCCGGATTATTACGAAGACCGACCCAAAGCCTGCATGAACGGCTGGGGCACGACTTTTTTGACTATCGCTCCGGACGGTACCGCGCTGCCTTGCCATTCCGCCCGCGAGTTGCCGGGACTGGACTGTCCCAACGTCAAGGACTTCAGCATAGAACAGATCTGGAACGAATCGAAAACCTTCAATTTTTTCCGCGGTACCGAATGGATGCAGGAGCCTTGCCGCAGCTGCGACGAAAAGCACAAGGACTTCGGCGGTTGCCGCTGCCAAGCGTATTTGTTCAATCAAGACATCTTCAGTACCGATCCGGTATGCAGCAAGTCGCCCAACCGCAATAAAGTGGATCAAATCATTGCCGACGCCCGGCAAGCGGCCGTGGCGGAACAGGAGCGGCCGCTGATTTTTCGCAACAGTAAAAATTCCAAGGGTTTTTTTAGTTAG
- the pqqB gene encoding pyrroloquinoline quinone biosynthesis protein PqqB gives MKIRVLGAGAGGGFPQWNCNCDNCGRYRRGEFNGKARTQSSIAISTDDRNWLLFNTSPDIRAQLEAFPAIQPKQGIRDTGIKAVLLIDSQIDHTTGMLMLREGKPLDVYCTEMVKQDLTSGFPLFIMLKDYCTVNHHAIACDETPFEIPGIDDIRLYAHALKSKAPPYSPHRHDPHDGDNIGVIIEQISTGKKLYYAPGLGEIERQVYAAMQNVDCLLVDGTFWTDDEMVTRGISQKRAREIGHLPQSGPGGMIEVLNGVPNARKILIHINNTNPILDEDSAERKILEANGIEVAYDGLEIDL, from the coding sequence ATGAAAATAAGAGTTCTCGGCGCCGGCGCCGGCGGCGGTTTCCCGCAATGGAACTGCAATTGCGACAATTGCGGCCGTTACCGCAGAGGCGAATTCAACGGCAAAGCTCGCACCCAATCGTCCATCGCTATTAGTACCGACGACCGCAACTGGCTGCTGTTCAATACCTCGCCGGACATTCGCGCCCAACTGGAAGCCTTTCCGGCCATCCAGCCCAAGCAAGGCATACGCGACACCGGCATCAAGGCCGTGCTGCTGATCGACAGCCAGATCGACCATACCACCGGCATGTTGATGCTGCGCGAAGGCAAACCGCTGGACGTGTATTGCACTGAAATGGTCAAGCAGGATTTGACCAGCGGTTTTCCGTTGTTCATCATGCTGAAGGATTACTGCACGGTCAACCATCATGCCATTGCCTGCGACGAAACCCCGTTCGAGATTCCCGGCATAGACGACATCCGGCTTTATGCCCATGCGTTGAAAAGCAAGGCGCCGCCGTACTCGCCGCACCGTCACGATCCGCACGACGGCGACAATATCGGCGTGATCATAGAGCAAATCTCCACGGGAAAAAAACTGTATTACGCGCCGGGGCTGGGCGAGATAGAACGGCAAGTGTATGCTGCGATGCAAAACGTCGATTGTTTGCTGGTGGACGGCACCTTCTGGACCGACGACGAAATGGTCACTCGTGGCATCAGCCAAAAGCGTGCTCGCGAAATCGGCCATTTACCGCAATCCGGTCCCGGCGGCATGATCGAAGTGTTGAACGGCGTGCCGAACGCTCGTAAGATTTTGATTCATATCAATAACACCAATCCGATTCTCGACGAAGATTCGGCTGAGCGTAAGATCCTGGAGGCCAACGGCATCGAAGTGGCTTACGACGGTTTGGAAATCGACTTATAA
- a CDS encoding cytochrome C: protein MRLSKILVQRSLLFGLLLLSVAGAVAAVNNFDKPVLHPAIPLLDEDGKHVKDSNKPYSTRMSCGNGEGGGCHDIDKIAHSYHFEMGRDEANDTFGSQRGVVPVVSPGYFGGYNCMLDNNPLWLSKKSNAFAGEFLDYGAPGLVKTCGGCHNGGGYAEKDRTGKRYDQTADSAIAEWDGDYFEWQGGDTPSRWDWQQSGVMEPDCLLCHADLSQLKNNSAASADRIVECNGNDCGLTGTDTWSELRANQLLKNGHFREANSAIFQFLNIAPDSENGSFLLRSVSGTASGATPQLTWDSGAFDANGKMQMPMLRFPDNDNCMLCHSTSHWRRGFYGYGAVSAVEYAADGTLIDDYRDDIHKSKTWTEGTESRDIENCNACHSKQYYKAGYLNVDLDADHNFRVGNSDQDVRRDLNYQPGPYSCEYCHGGERFGGAENAALPSGQPTILDAHRELWRANGDMVGYPANSLDRTTLVHLEEIACQTCHIPEVKHDGAALNIRFRYREAEDGSLRMTPYQATPRYYWWDKANQRMVSRRERLQVAGSDAAPASYDEVKQLKAGLDALLSQKGYKNPDTQLVWTESNDYLLSHNTKPSVATMPCDDCHTRDSRGKVSSAVKPDGVLGSKNVRVVAGMSDKTAYPRLVEEGVVKLDMPYYSLSDGNIVENVDGILDATNVEPFMSALRATSHSIVEGEFKPLAASTVKTTLELDGDAAAVSALQALSETEVFFFNNRIVDREMRNLGIVVTYNEASRNIVPNYKLEVGSDNLLDFSRRINRKKTKTLKNYLLKQGKLKGTVTSSVFEFAIRDQNQQRVQSLGGYKMLIKLPYAGRATDPGEVGFLAIDADDAKVLAKKKPFAAVDAQIVSVTPGTTSDYGYVTALVGELPVRGVLYDIKSKKKR from the coding sequence ATGCGCTTATCGAAAATCCTAGTACAACGGAGTTTGTTATTCGGGTTATTACTCTTGTCGGTCGCGGGCGCAGTTGCCGCCGTCAACAACTTCGACAAACCGGTCCTGCACCCGGCCATACCGCTATTGGACGAAGACGGTAAACACGTCAAAGACAGCAACAAGCCCTATAGCACCCGCATGAGCTGCGGCAACGGCGAAGGCGGCGGCTGTCACGACATCGATAAAATCGCCCATTCCTACCATTTCGAAATGGGCCGCGACGAAGCTAACGATACCTTCGGCAGCCAACGCGGCGTGGTTCCGGTGGTATCGCCCGGTTATTTCGGCGGCTATAACTGCATGCTAGACAACAACCCCTTGTGGCTATCGAAAAAATCCAATGCCTTCGCCGGCGAGTTTCTGGATTACGGCGCACCCGGCTTGGTCAAAACCTGCGGCGGCTGCCACAACGGCGGCGGCTACGCGGAAAAAGACCGCACCGGCAAGCGCTACGATCAAACCGCGGACAGCGCGATAGCCGAATGGGACGGCGACTATTTCGAGTGGCAAGGCGGCGACACCCCAAGCCGCTGGGACTGGCAACAAAGCGGCGTCATGGAGCCGGATTGCCTGTTGTGCCACGCCGATTTGTCCCAATTGAAAAACAACAGCGCCGCCTCGGCCGACCGCATCGTCGAATGCAACGGTAACGATTGCGGCTTGACCGGCACCGATACCTGGAGCGAACTCCGCGCCAACCAACTCTTGAAAAACGGTCATTTCCGCGAGGCGAATTCGGCGATTTTCCAATTCCTCAACATCGCGCCGGATTCGGAAAACGGCAGCTTTCTGCTCAGATCCGTCAGCGGTACCGCCAGCGGCGCCACACCCCAATTGACCTGGGACTCCGGCGCCTTCGACGCCAACGGCAAAATGCAGATGCCGATGCTGCGCTTTCCGGACAACGACAACTGCATGCTATGCCATTCCACCAGCCATTGGCGGCGCGGCTTTTACGGCTACGGCGCGGTCTCCGCAGTCGAATACGCCGCAGACGGCACCCTTATCGACGACTACCGGGACGACATCCACAAAAGCAAAACCTGGACCGAAGGCACGGAGTCGCGCGACATCGAAAATTGCAACGCCTGCCACAGCAAGCAGTATTACAAGGCTGGCTATTTGAACGTGGACTTGGACGCCGACCACAACTTCCGGGTCGGCAATTCCGACCAGGACGTGCGCCGCGACTTGAACTACCAGCCCGGCCCTTACAGCTGCGAATACTGCCACGGCGGCGAACGCTTCGGCGGGGCCGAAAACGCTGCGCTACCGTCCGGCCAACCCACCATTTTGGACGCACACCGGGAATTATGGCGCGCCAACGGCGACATGGTCGGCTATCCGGCCAATAGTCTGGATAGAACTACGCTGGTGCATCTGGAGGAAATCGCTTGCCAGACTTGCCATATCCCCGAGGTCAAGCACGACGGCGCGGCCTTGAACATTCGCTTCCGCTACCGGGAAGCGGAAGACGGCAGCTTGCGCATGACGCCCTATCAAGCCACCCCGCGCTATTACTGGTGGGATAAAGCCAATCAACGCATGGTCAGCCGCCGCGAACGCCTGCAAGTCGCCGGCAGCGACGCAGCCCCAGCCAGTTACGACGAGGTTAAACAGCTAAAAGCAGGCCTGGACGCCTTGTTGAGCCAAAAAGGTTACAAAAACCCCGACACCCAGTTGGTCTGGACCGAATCCAACGACTATTTGCTGTCGCACAACACCAAGCCATCGGTGGCCACCATGCCTTGCGACGATTGCCATACCCGCGACAGCCGGGGCAAGGTCAGTTCCGCAGTCAAGCCGGACGGCGTATTGGGCAGTAAAAACGTGCGGGTGGTCGCCGGCATGAGCGATAAAACCGCCTACCCGCGCCTGGTGGAAGAAGGCGTGGTGAAATTGGACATGCCTTATTACTCGCTCAGCGACGGCAACATCGTCGAAAACGTGGACGGCATTCTGGACGCCACCAACGTCGAACCTTTTATGTCGGCCTTGCGCGCCACTTCGCACAGCATCGTCGAAGGCGAATTCAAACCGCTGGCCGCCAGCACCGTGAAAACCACGCTGGAACTGGACGGCGATGCCGCGGCCGTTTCCGCGCTGCAAGCCTTGTCCGAAACCGAGGTGTTTTTCTTCAACAACCGTATCGTGGACCGGGAGATGCGCAATTTGGGGATTGTGGTGACTTATAACGAAGCCAGCCGCAACATAGTCCCCAATTACAAACTGGAAGTCGGCAGCGACAACTTGCTGGATTTTTCCCGCCGCATAAACCGCAAAAAAACCAAAACGCTGAAAAACTACTTGCTCAAACAAGGCAAGCTGAAAGGTACGGTCACCAGCTCGGTGTTCGAGTTCGCGATACGCGATCAAAACCAGCAACGCGTGCAATCGTTGGGCGGCTACAAAATGCTGATCAAACTGCCTTACGCCGGCCGCGCCACCGACCCCGGCGAAGTCGGCTTTCTGGCCATAGACGCCGACGACGCCAAGGTGTTGGCCAAGAAAAAACCGTTTGCCGCAGTCGACGCGCAAATCGTCTCGGTCACTCCCGGCACCACGTCCGATTACGGCTACGTAACCGCACTGGTCGGCGAATTGCCGGTCCGCGGCGTGTTGTACGACATCAAGTCGAAAAAGAAACGCTGA
- the pqqA gene encoding pyrroloquinoline quinone precursor peptide PqqA, giving the protein MKWETPAYNDMRFGFEVTMYIYNR; this is encoded by the coding sequence ATGAAATGGGAAACACCAGCTTACAACGACATGCGTTTCGGTTTCGAAGTGACCATGTACATTTACAACCGTTAA
- the pqqD gene encoding pyrroloquinoline quinone biosynthesis peptide chaperone PqqD: MTINPDQILQFSPLHRLQWEEAQQKYVILYPEGMVELNQSSAEILKLCDGAHNPAQIVEALEAKFETSGLSNDIHNFLNIALQHGWIKQG, translated from the coding sequence ATGACGATCAACCCCGACCAAATCCTGCAATTCTCGCCGTTGCACCGCCTGCAATGGGAAGAAGCCCAGCAAAAATACGTGATTCTCTATCCGGAAGGCATGGTCGAGCTGAACCAAAGCTCTGCCGAAATCCTCAAGCTGTGCGATGGCGCTCATAACCCGGCGCAAATCGTCGAGGCACTGGAAGCCAAATTCGAGACCAGCGGCTTGAGCAACGACATCCACAATTTCCTGAACATCGCCCTGCAACATGGCTGGATCAAACAAGGCTAA
- a CDS encoding PKD domain-containing protein codes for MAKNNNRSGPPGAKRLGLLLLTPLMAAMLVPPADAATKIAAKSKFDKKTGNLVVSGRVKGLAAGSPVTVYDAATNQVLYSKTIDSKGKFQWTVPANSDSLCKVNVVAGDAQQAFSIGGADKTCKKAPTCRIAEGDKQIQAGAGVSLSVDASKTSKKDPLSFSWMVSNTGPTVTASATQTPTATGNSLSHTFDYTGLYRVDLKGSNSAGTCSDSVTVSVAPTSSPSSEALAASAKSSAPAAASALNTADGGYVVLPFEETGMQGGSQVNLPYNPLIPYNSLNAQVIQKIEHKPVIVGDGTASAYYSAGVNPTDPVGSDSINSTSQNWFGEGKVGSNVDYAASKHDTDPSSKTYQYPTQNEFIAGQDFVDATVRKTEQWDRMYQKNRTTQTGFDMAWQQNRFSPAKPLAQPDEGIRGFVDMGEGVRAMPGIADPYNANDPQAIPYNSAQNAFVAQFIPASNVDDKGRVNPYPVMRVEAKVDGATVAKADTVYTTASETRCRECHLPGGIAADDQVWRTPVTEAELTLTDGSPGPATGKGSFFKNDSDVRVAAKAHPPAIHNRFTNKHPENSSFNNLINSGADIPRHTDTDIRTDRVKEVRWVKLDDNGNATNEISTTKPADTQGWTEQVRLKFRSGADYGNAEDPVAQEKAALFNTLVMHDYMVKWGPNPDLNKVWPKSYSSQLADAYSEDDLGTSASQPMYFCSGHHQSQMKFDVGIGAKSPATNRSDYSRAFHAFHGKFQVYKADVTSGADGKAHLKGELVRDSRGHPLMYGGRGWDSQMDDDNGIPLVLQEDGSFPDNSGLKGTDPSTWDSTKFKVNASFDGNGVRTNEYYEPDKNNWRPDLFPMRSDAELMLPFGENVAMEDNCVTCHTGKTEKSYRDIHHAAGLKCDACHGDMLAVGNVFPNDSYDQNLMWAGAMGVDVDNGYDYSSLATAEANLLKSQPVDFRRPWLDEPDCGSCHIGDANLKEGDTLSSSHSDSGHVNHTLANVFSAGSLKQAWMDGDKSGWSMTPINARFAVMPLTEQRLEKTTTSYAEQPLSQALYRKSGDVHGSGANGNLTCSTCHGGSHAIWPNPNPDANDNVTAKQLQGYDGNIAECSVCHVKDDFDSGLVADNGKLVHGKQLGVAQGYRGSATVVPNVNDTAQNAFLAGPHGLHPVGDTVNEAWWKNADGIHVDDFKSKVGNGGWHSEMAYKPGPDGEDQCAACHGKDHKGTRLSKTLVAREFVSDKGKKIKVEAGQVIGCDLCHAMKVSFKRAPNPKAKDGGWPAAALHAPPMPDAISPSGSNGGGGGGH; via the coding sequence ATGGCTAAAAATAACAATCGCTCAGGGCCGCCTGGGGCTAAGCGGCTGGGCCTGTTGCTGCTAACGCCTTTGATGGCGGCGATGCTGGTCCCGCCTGCCGACGCCGCCACCAAGATTGCCGCGAAAAGTAAATTCGACAAAAAAACCGGAAATCTGGTGGTGTCGGGTAGGGTGAAAGGCCTGGCGGCCGGTTCGCCGGTCACGGTATACGATGCGGCCACCAACCAAGTGTTGTATTCCAAAACCATAGACAGCAAGGGTAAATTCCAATGGACGGTGCCGGCGAACAGCGATTCCTTGTGTAAAGTCAACGTGGTGGCCGGCGACGCGCAACAAGCGTTTTCCATCGGTGGGGCCGACAAAACCTGTAAAAAAGCGCCAACCTGCCGGATTGCCGAGGGCGATAAACAGATTCAAGCCGGTGCCGGCGTCAGTTTGAGCGTGGACGCTAGCAAAACCTCGAAAAAAGATCCGCTGAGCTTTAGCTGGATGGTCAGCAACACCGGGCCTACCGTCACCGCCAGCGCTACGCAGACCCCAACCGCGACCGGCAACAGTCTGAGTCACACCTTTGATTACACGGGTTTGTACCGGGTCGATTTGAAGGGTAGTAACTCTGCCGGCACCTGTAGCGATTCGGTGACGGTCTCCGTGGCGCCAACCAGTTCGCCTAGCAGCGAGGCTTTGGCGGCGTCGGCGAAGAGCTCGGCTCCGGCGGCTGCGTCCGCTTTGAACACGGCGGACGGCGGCTACGTGGTGTTGCCGTTCGAAGAAACCGGCATGCAGGGCGGCAGCCAGGTCAACCTTCCTTACAACCCGTTAATTCCCTATAACTCTCTGAACGCCCAAGTCATTCAGAAGATAGAGCATAAGCCGGTTATCGTCGGCGACGGCACGGCGTCCGCGTATTATTCGGCCGGCGTCAACCCGACTGATCCCGTGGGTTCGGATTCCATCAACTCCACCAGCCAGAACTGGTTCGGCGAGGGCAAAGTGGGGTCTAACGTCGATTATGCAGCTTCGAAGCATGATACCGATCCCAGCAGTAAAACTTATCAATATCCCACCCAAAACGAGTTCATTGCCGGCCAGGACTTCGTCGATGCAACCGTTCGTAAAACCGAGCAGTGGGACAGGATGTATCAAAAAAATCGAACCACGCAAACCGGTTTCGACATGGCTTGGCAGCAAAACCGCTTTAGCCCGGCCAAGCCGCTGGCGCAACCGGATGAAGGCATACGCGGTTTTGTCGATATGGGCGAAGGCGTCAGGGCCATGCCGGGCATAGCCGACCCGTATAACGCCAACGATCCGCAGGCGATCCCTTACAATTCCGCTCAAAATGCCTTCGTGGCACAGTTCATTCCGGCGTCTAACGTGGACGACAAAGGCCGGGTGAATCCTTACCCCGTGATGCGAGTGGAAGCAAAAGTCGACGGTGCTACCGTGGCAAAAGCCGATACCGTTTATACCACCGCATCGGAAACCCGTTGCCGCGAGTGCCATTTGCCGGGCGGTATCGCTGCCGACGATCAAGTTTGGCGCACGCCGGTTACCGAGGCAGAACTGACGTTGACTGACGGCTCTCCCGGGCCGGCTACCGGTAAAGGCAGCTTTTTCAAAAATGACTCCGATGTGCGAGTGGCTGCGAAAGCTCACCCGCCGGCTATCCATAACCGTTTTACCAACAAACACCCGGAAAATTCCAGCTTTAATAATCTGATTAATTCCGGCGCGGATATTCCACGTCACACCGATACCGATATTCGTACCGATAGGGTGAAAGAAGTACGGTGGGTTAAATTGGACGACAACGGTAATGCGACGAACGAGATTAGCACGACTAAGCCGGCCGATACGCAAGGCTGGACCGAGCAAGTCCGGCTTAAATTCAGATCCGGCGCCGATTATGGCAATGCGGAAGACCCTGTCGCACAAGAGAAGGCCGCTTTGTTTAACACGCTGGTGATGCATGATTACATGGTCAAATGGGGGCCGAACCCTGATTTGAATAAAGTTTGGCCGAAAAGCTACTCGTCGCAATTGGCGGATGCTTATTCTGAGGACGATCTTGGCACCTCTGCATCGCAGCCGATGTACTTTTGCTCCGGCCACCATCAAAGTCAGATGAAGTTCGATGTCGGTATAGGCGCCAAATCGCCGGCGACCAATCGTTCCGATTACTCCAGGGCTTTCCACGCGTTCCATGGCAAGTTTCAGGTGTATAAGGCGGATGTCACTAGTGGTGCCGACGGTAAAGCGCACCTCAAGGGCGAATTGGTCCGCGACAGCCGCGGTCATCCTTTGATGTACGGTGGGCGCGGTTGGGATTCGCAAATGGACGACGACAATGGCATTCCACTGGTATTGCAAGAGGATGGATCGTTTCCCGATAACTCCGGCTTGAAAGGCACTGATCCTTCGACTTGGGATTCAACCAAATTTAAGGTTAACGCAAGTTTTGACGGTAATGGCGTGCGTACCAACGAATACTATGAGCCTGATAAAAACAACTGGCGTCCGGATTTGTTTCCGATGCGTAGCGATGCCGAGTTGATGTTGCCGTTCGGGGAAAACGTGGCGATGGAAGACAACTGCGTCACCTGTCATACCGGTAAAACCGAGAAAAGCTACCGCGACATCCATCACGCCGCCGGCTTGAAATGCGATGCCTGTCACGGCGACATGCTGGCGGTGGGTAACGTGTTTCCCAACGACAGCTACGATCAAAACCTGATGTGGGCCGGCGCGATGGGGGTAGACGTCGACAATGGTTACGACTACAGCAGTTTGGCGACAGCGGAAGCCAATCTGTTGAAAAGTCAACCGGTCGACTTTCGCCGTCCGTGGTTGGACGAGCCGGATTGCGGTTCCTGCCATATCGGCGATGCCAATCTGAAAGAAGGCGATACCTTGTCCAGCTCGCATAGCGACAGCGGCCACGTCAATCACACCTTGGCCAACGTGTTCAGTGCCGGCTCGCTCAAGCAGGCCTGGATGGATGGCGACAAATCGGGGTGGTCGATGACGCCGATCAACGCGCGCTTTGCAGTGATGCCGTTGACCGAACAGCGCTTGGAAAAAACCACCACCAGTTATGCCGAGCAACCGTTATCGCAAGCCTTGTATCGCAAAAGCGGGGACGTGCACGGTTCCGGGGCTAACGGCAACCTGACTTGTTCGACCTGTCACGGCGGTTCGCACGCGATTTGGCCTAACCCGAATCCGGACGCCAACGACAACGTCACCGCCAAGCAATTGCAAGGCTACGACGGTAATATCGCCGAATGTTCGGTCTGCCACGTCAAGGACGATTTCGACAGCGGTTTGGTGGCCGACAACGGGAAGTTGGTGCACGGCAAGCAGCTCGGCGTAGCGCAAGGGTACCGAGGTTCCGCGACGGTAGTGCCGAACGTCAACGATACCGCGCAAAACGCGTTCCTGGCCGGCCCGCACGGTTTGCATCCGGTCGGCGATACGGTCAACGAAGCCTGGTGGAAAAACGCCGACGGCATTCATGTCGACGACTTCAAGAGCAAGGTCGGCAACGGCGGCTGGCACAGCGAGATGGCTTATAAGCCAGGCCCGGACGGCGAAGACCAATGTGCGGCTTGCCACGGCAAGGATCACAAAGGTACCCGTTTGTCCAAAACCTTGGTGGCTCGCGAATTTGTCAGCGACAAAGGCAAGAAAATCAAGGTGGAAGCCGGACAAGTGATCGGTTGCGATTTGTGCCATGCGATGAAGGTCAGCTTCAAGCGTGCGCCCAATCCCAAGGCTAAGGACGGCGGCTGGCCGGCGGCGGCATTGCATGCGCCGCCGATGCCGGATGCGATCAGCCCTTCCGGTTCTAACGGAGGTGGCGGCGGCGGCCATTAA